The following proteins are encoded in a genomic region of Desulfosoma sp.:
- a CDS encoding S8 family serine peptidase yields MLRSLGIHVERSWPDLGIHRARFEPSKRMEEVLQSLNARDDVEFAEPNYLRQKLEIVPNDPYYGEQWALEKIGMPQAWEVSSGSGSVLLGVVDTGIDLSHEDLADKIWRNRWEVCGNGRDDDGDGYVDNCRGINVITGHGDPWDDDGHGTHVAGIAAAVGNNARGMAGVDWRTTILPVKFLGEGGGNVADFVEAVAFAKARGVRVINMSFGGYSYSEAEKRAISGASNILFVAAAGNERYDNDFHPLYPASYDLPNLISVASTNKADRMSLFSNYGVQTVHVAAPGENVLGTLPGNDYNNLSGTSMSTALVSGLATLILSRYPHLSPSDVKARILRTADQTEDLRGILTKGRVNAYRALTEPIGGPYIFRVIPQRAPVGSQIILRGTGFGQAQGAVIFGGNVQGSVVAWGDEKIVVKVPEGAFSGDIIVETLYGRSNGVFFEVAIEFSGGLRTLFAEVLADPRYIPFLVLSNFSKDPAVVYVRINEIPSRTQTLWIIQMEGLEKYIEDLSYFYNRPWAQSLTVECQSSSPVAAVVVNLAPDLSKVKVMPHIHIAGKPVDGIQVPVK; encoded by the coding sequence TCATCGGGCGCGGTTTGAACCTTCCAAGCGCATGGAAGAGGTTCTTCAGAGCTTAAACGCTCGAGATGACGTTGAATTTGCGGAACCCAACTATCTAAGGCAAAAGCTGGAAATCGTTCCGAACGATCCTTACTACGGCGAACAATGGGCCTTGGAAAAAATCGGTATGCCTCAGGCTTGGGAGGTGAGCTCTGGAAGTGGCTCTGTCCTTCTGGGTGTCGTGGATACCGGTATCGATCTTAGCCATGAAGATCTTGCCGACAAGATTTGGAGGAATCGTTGGGAAGTCTGCGGAAACGGACGGGACGACGACGGAGACGGTTATGTGGATAACTGTCGCGGGATCAATGTGATCACGGGTCACGGGGACCCTTGGGATGATGATGGGCATGGTACGCATGTTGCGGGGATCGCCGCCGCCGTCGGTAACAACGCTCGAGGAATGGCCGGTGTGGACTGGCGCACCACTATTTTACCCGTCAAATTCTTAGGGGAAGGCGGCGGCAATGTGGCCGATTTCGTGGAAGCCGTCGCTTTCGCCAAAGCACGGGGCGTTCGAGTCATCAACATGAGTTTCGGGGGCTATTCCTATTCCGAAGCGGAAAAGCGGGCTATTTCTGGAGCCTCCAATATCCTTTTTGTGGCGGCGGCGGGCAATGAGCGCTATGACAATGATTTTCATCCCCTCTATCCCGCCAGTTACGATCTACCCAACCTCATCTCGGTGGCTTCCACGAATAAGGCTGATAGAATGTCGCTGTTTTCAAATTACGGCGTTCAGACGGTCCATGTGGCTGCTCCCGGAGAAAACGTTTTGGGGACTCTGCCAGGAAACGACTACAACAACCTATCGGGAACCTCCATGTCCACGGCCCTGGTCAGCGGACTGGCGACACTCATTCTGTCTCGATATCCTCATTTGTCTCCCAGTGACGTCAAAGCCAGGATTCTAAGAACGGCGGATCAAACAGAAGACCTGCGAGGGATTCTTACAAAAGGTCGTGTCAATGCTTACCGTGCTTTGACCGAACCGATAGGGGGGCCTTACATTTTCAGGGTGATTCCACAAAGAGCTCCAGTTGGTTCCCAAATTATCCTGAGAGGTACAGGATTTGGACAAGCACAAGGGGCTGTGATCTTCGGGGGAAATGTGCAAGGAAGTGTTGTCGCCTGGGGCGATGAAAAGATCGTTGTCAAGGTTCCGGAAGGAGCCTTTTCCGGTGACATCATCGTCGAGACCCTCTATGGGAGAAGCAACGGGGTCTTCTTTGAGGTTGCCATTGAATTCTCAGGGGGGCTGCGCACACTGTTTGCCGAGGTGCTCGCTGATCCTAGGTATATCCCTTTTCTTGTGCTATCAAACTTTTCCAAAGATCCGGCGGTGGTTTATGTTCGAATCAACGAGATCCCTTCCAGGACTCAGACTTTGTGGATCATCCAAATGGAAGGCCTTGAAAAATATATAGAAGATCTGAGCTATTTTTACAATCGTCCATGGGCGCAATCTCTGACGGTGGAATGTCAATCTTCCAGTCCTGTGGCTGCGGTTGTTGTGAACCTGGCTCCTGATCTCTCCAAGGTGAAGGTCATGCCGCATATTCATATTGCAGGAAAACCTGTTGATGGAATACAGGTGCCCGTAAAATGA